One window of Quercus robur chromosome 5, dhQueRobu3.1, whole genome shotgun sequence genomic DNA carries:
- the LOC126725366 gene encoding transcription factor MYBS3, whose amino-acid sequence MTRRCSHCSNNGHNSRTCPNRGGGGGGGGGGGGGGGGGGGGSGGGLRLFGVRLTDGSMIKKSASMGNLSSAHYHSSSSAAASPNNNQHDSPSSDQHVHVSDGYLSDDPTHASCSANRRGDRKKGVPWTEEEHRLFLLGLQKLGKGDWRGIARNFVMSRTPTQVASHAQKYFIRQTNANRRKRRSSLFDMVPDMSTDTPSVPEEQVLLPSAQAGETDTANPLPSLNLSLNSEFEPMEAIPQEEAKESDESVTGSGGMAPMIPEFFPAFLTLPFPMWQPNTAPVEEEKGAETSHHQVLKPIPILPKEPVNVDELVGLSQLSLREAERLHREPSPLSLKLIGTPSRQSAFHANAPASGSDLNKGESSVIQAV is encoded by the exons ATGACTCGGCGGTGCTCGCACTGCAGTAACAACGGGCATAACTCCCGCACGTGCCCCAACCGCGGAGGCGGAGGAGGTGGAGGTGGCGGCGGCGGAGGTGGTGgcggaggtggtggtggtggtagtggtggtgggcTGAGGCTGTTTGGGGTGAGATTGACAGATGGGTCGATGATAAAGAAGAGTGCGAGTATGGGGAATCTGTCGAGTGCGCACTACCACTCCTCGTCTTCCGCCGCTGCTTCACCCAATAACAACCAACATGACTCGCCTTCCTCCGACCAACACGTCCACGTGTCTGATGGTTACTTGTCTGATGACCCCACTCACGCTTCTTGCTCCGCCAATCGACGCGGCGACCGTAAAAAAG GTGTCCCATGGACAGAAGAGGAACATCGACTGTTCTTATTAGGCCTTCAGAAATTGGGGAAAGGAGATTGGCGTGGGATAGCACGAAACTTTGTCATGTCACGGACTCCTACACAGGTGGCGAGCCATGCACAGAAGTACTTTATCCGGCAGACTAATGCTAACCGAAGAAAGAGGCGTTCCAGCCTTTTTGACATGGTTCCTGATATG TCTACAGATACACCATCTGTGCCAGAAGAACAAGTATTGCTGCCTTCTGCTCAGGCAGGAGAAACTGATACTGCAAACCCATTACCTTCATTAAATCTTTCCCTCAACTCGGAATTTGAACCTATGGAAGCTATACCTCAAGAGGAAGCCAAAGAATCTGATGAAAGTGTGACAGGATCAGGTGGAATGGCACCAATGATTCCTGAATTTTTCCCTGCTTTTTTAACTCTCCCTTTCCCAATGTGGCAACCAAATACAGCTCCTGTAGAAGAAGAGAAGGGTGCAGAGACATCACATCATCAGGTCTTGAAGCCAATTCCAATCCTTCCCAAGGAACCTGTCAATGTTGATGAACTTGTTGGCCTGTCTCAGCTTAGTCTTAGAGAGGCCGAGAGACTCCATAGAGAGCCTTCACCACTCTCCTTAAAATTGATAGGAACGCCCTCAAGGCAGTCAGCGTTTCATGCAAATGCTCCAGCCAGTGGGTCTGACTTAAACAAGGGTGAGAGTAGTGTGATCCAAGCAGTTTGA